In Trachemys scripta elegans isolate TJP31775 chromosome 21, CAS_Tse_1.0, whole genome shotgun sequence, the DNA window gtttgctccaaagtgaatttttgtttttgataCCACCAGCAAACTGATCAGTTATTCGCCCAGTTCTGATCACCAAATCCCCCCGAATGGCAGGACGCTCAGAAACACCGATTAAATGAATCCAGGATGATGGGCTCTGGAGCTGGCACAAACAGCAATGCCCGgtaccccctccccatccagagACCCTTATCCTAAATGTGGGGTCTACGCTACTTTTCCCATGGTCCCTTTAACATTAGCAAATGTGCCCCATTTTCACTGCCTGGTGCCCGGGCACCAGAGCATGCTGAGAGGTGGTTTAAATGACATTGCTTTAGGGTTGTATTTTACTTAAACTAAGTGGCGATGACAGGCACTGGGCTCAGGAGAGCGCGTAACCGTGTTACCTGCTGGCTGGAGCACGTCACTGACACCAAGTGCCTTGTCACTCTGGGCTGCAAGCAGTAACGTTGTTATGGATGCTCCTGGGTTTGGCCTCCAGGGACCCGTACGGAGGCCTGCGAGCTCAGGCAGTGGGGACGGAGGGGAGCGTAACCCAGCTGAgcaggtcctgcttccatcttaCCTCCTCAAAGAGCTCCAGGCTGTAGGTGTTATCGTCATCAGCGAAGTAAACAATCCCAGGTTGGCTGCTGTTTTTGTTAAAGGTCTCTCTCAGCCACCGCAGGGCCAGGTTCCTCTGCATGGTCCCACGGGGAATCCGGGGGTCCCTCATGTCTCCCCGCAGCTTGTAGTTGCGGGGTGTCTCCACATTGAGGTGGGTGTAGTTCAGCCCCGTGTCCCGCAGCAGCCGGGTGACAAGAGGAGTGCGCCGCTGCGAGTCCTCCACCAGGATCCAGTGCAGGTTGGGCACATGCAAGAGGGTGTTGGCCAGACGCGtcagttctgccttttgcacCGGCCGACTGTAGGTGGGAGTGATGACGTGGATGGTGGGGAGGGTGTCCGACCATGGGGGTGGGCGGGTGTAAACGTACTCTGTCCTCACCACCTCCACAATGTCGCGGTCTGACAGGCAGTACTCCTTGGAGTCCGAGCCTTGGGCCAGATCACGCCTGGAGTCGCCACCATCATCTGCACAAAAGGCATGAGAGAAAGAGAACACACACAGTCAGTCCTCTTACAGTCGCCTCACCACCACTCCCTCAGAAAAGCCAGCAGGCAGCTTGCTAGCAGGGGAGATCACCCCCTTGGTCTGAGAGCAAAGCTGGAAAACAGAGGCCTTTTGCAAGAAACAAAGAACCCACAAGACAGAGATGCCAGCTGGTGAACTAGCCACACGGGCAAAATTCTGACAGCTCCAGGATAGCAGGAGGGAACTGCTCAGAACAACAAGCTTTAAGGGCCCAAAGAAACAACAACCGAGTGGGACAAATGGGTATAGAATAACAGATACTCTGACACTGATACAGCACCTTCCAaacccaaaggatcccaaagtactTTGTATTCCATGCCGCATGGAGCAGCTCCTGCCACCAGGGCAGAACTCTGCAGCTGTGCACGAATGCATAGCAACAGCTCAGGACAGCAAGTGAAGAATACCataaccagtgggagctgcagagacaaTATGGGTCAACAGAATGGAATTGGCTTATGTTGGGATTTGGCCTGGGTAACATTGTATCCCATTTATGAGATGTTCCTTAAATCCAGGCCCTGAGCTGAGATCTTGAAATATGTCACCTAGTCACTTCACAAGTGTTCACACAGCTCTGACTAACCTTCCAGGGAGGCCTAGGGTCATATGAGGCAGTCTCTTATGTGGCTGTTCCAAAGTCCTGGTCACGAATCTTGGAGGGATATACGCAGGACATTACAGATACGAGCACCACCACCACAACTCTTACCAACAGTACGACGAGTACAAACGACCAGGACTTCAGAATCCTTCGCCAAGAGTTTCACTCTATATTGGCTCAGACAGGATAAACCTTCACGTGTAGACTTTGCTGATTTTGATTTGTacttttctatatattttaacCGATAGtaccaatgtttatttttaactttttttctgattttcacctatttaaatgttcatagtTGCAGGGGTCAGAATAATTATTTAAGGACAgtaaatgttgagattcaaaacagCAAAGCTTTATAACCGTTAAAATACATATTGTCGGCATCACATcataatacacaaagtaaacatccttaaatcaaacgaacaatttctcaagcagcatttttcttactttgcctgtctgtaaattttgatgattATGGATGGAAACATTTCGTCTGTGTGTGCACGACAAAATTGACGTTtatcaataaaaatgaaatcctTCCAAGTCTACTCATATGTTTGCCATTTCCAGGGAACTGCAGCCCTGCCATCAGTACCATTAAGAGCATAATCTACAATTGCACTAGGGATGATCAAACTGAATGAGAATATCAACACTTATGGTCCAGGATATAGGCCAACCATTGTCTGCAGGGCATGCGATAATAGTGTAATATGGGGTTTTTTGACATTTCCCAATAGTGGCTAGTACCAGAGGACAAAACGATACAGGAGTAGATGAACCATAAGTCTGACCCACTAGAACAATTCCTACATTCTTGGCATATCCTTCTATGTTATTCTGCATCACCCATCAAGCTGGATGCTGGGGTAAACACCACAAGTGACTTAAGACCCAATATGTCAAGTATCTGATCATCCCCAGCTGCAGTGAAAACTGATGGGCGGGTAGGGTGTTCAGTGCctgccaggatcaggccctttctaAGATAAACTGCCTCCACTGTGCATAGCCCAGCAGTGTAGAATTCTGAAACACGGGAAGCAATTCACACCCTGAATAAACTGTGAAATGTATTTGATAGCACAGAGGCTGAACATAATTAGAGTGGAACTTGGCCAGGACACATGGGATCGTTAGTCATCACCCTGTGGGTCAAAACCTTAGCTTTAAATCCTCTGGCACTTCCACTCCTCACATACCATGCTGGCCAACACTAATTTGCTCTTCTTATCTCTGGCACCTCCCACTCAAGTCTCTCAAAGctgctttacaaatatgaatgGATTTTTTCTGACAACACCCTTCTCAGGCAAGCCAATGTCttcatccccattgtacagatggggaaactga includes these proteins:
- the B3GAT1 gene encoding galactosylgalactosylxylosylprotein 3-beta-glucuronosyltransferase 1 isoform X3 gives rise to the protein MDDGGDSRRDLAQGSDSKEYCLSDRDIVEVVRTEYVYTRPPPWSDTLPTIHVITPTYSRPVQKAELTRLANTLLHVPNLHWILVEDSQRRTPLVTRLLRDTGLNYTHLNVETPRNYKLRGDMRDPRIPRGTMQRNLALRWLRETFNKNSSQPGIVYFADDDNTYSLELFEEMRTTRKVSVWPVAFVGGLRYESPKVNAAGKVYGWKTVFDPHRPFAIDMAGFAVNLRLILQRSQAYFKLRGVKGGYQESSLLRELVTLNDLEPKAANCTKILVWHTRTEKPVLVNEGKKGFTDPNVEI
- the B3GAT1 gene encoding galactosylgalactosylxylosylprotein 3-beta-glucuronosyltransferase 1 isoform X1, coding for MPKRRDILAIVLIVLPWTLLITVWHQSTIAPLLAVHKDDGGDSRRDLAQGSDSKEYCLSDRDIVEVVRTEYVYTRPPPWSDTLPTIHVITPTYSRPVQKAELTRLANTLLHVPNLHWILVEDSQRRTPLVTRLLRDTGLNYTHLNVETPRNYKLRGDMRDPRIPRGTMQRNLALRWLRETFNKNSSQPGIVYFADDDNTYSLELFEEMRTTRKVSVWPVAFVGGLRYESPKVNAAGKVYGWKTVFDPHRPFAIDMAGFAVNLRLILQRSQAYFKLRGVKGGYQESSLLRELVTLNDLEPKAANCTKILVWHTRTEKPVLVNEGKKGFTDPNVEI